The Bacillota bacterium genome contains the following window.
TATAAGCTGTAGTGGAAACATTTCCCTTTTTGATATGTATATCAAAGCTGTAAAATAGCTGTTCCAATGAGTTACTGCATAAAATAGTGTAATAACTGCAATAATTGGGGTTGAAAGCGGTAACACAATTGTAAGAAATAATCTTGTATTTGAACAGCCATCCATTTCGGCAGCCTCTTTCATTTCATTTGGTATATTTGATTGGAAATATGTCCGTGTTATTATTATATTGTACATACTTGCAGCTCCTGGTATTAATAATGCCCAAATTGTATCCCTCATACCCAGGCCTTTAATGATAAGGTAAGTAGGAATAAGACCGCCGCTGAAAAACATAGTAAAGGTAAAAAGACCCATAAATAAGTTTCTGCCGTAAAAATCTTTCCTTGATAAGGCATAGGCAGCAGGGAGAGTCACAAAGAGATTTATTATTGTGCCTAAGAATGTATAAAATATAGTATTCCTATAACCTGTCCATATCTCTTTATCTCTGAATACCCTTAAATATCCTTCAAAATTTATACCTTTTGGCCAAAGCCAGACTTTACCCTGATTAACTAGATCAGGATTGCTTATAGAAGCGCTTACTACGAATATTAACGGATATATTTCTATTATTAGGACAAGGGTCATAATAATTACGTTTATAATATTAAACAATTTATCAGCTTTTGATTCTTTAATAGCACTCATATCGGGTCCTTCCTCCTCATTACTTCTCTCTAACATCTCACATCTAACTTCTACCACAGGCTTGTTTCGTTTAAACGTTTGGCAATATTGTTAACTATTACCAATAAAGTAAAATTAATCACTGAGTTAAAAAATCCTACCGCAGAAGAAAAGCTATACTGGGCATTCAATAACCCGGTCCTGTATACATATGTTGATATTACGTCAGAAGATTCCATATTCAATGAATTCTGCATCAGGAATACCTTCTCAAATCCTACATTCATAATAGTTCCGCTGTTAAGGATTAATATAATAACCATTGTTGGCATTATACCCGGAATGTTAATATGCCTTATACGTTGAAGTTTTGTTGCTCCATCCACTATTGCTGCTTCATGGAGCTGAGGATCAATACTACTTAAAGCTGCAAGATATATAATTGAGCTCCACCCGGCATTTTGCCATACTCCTGTCCAAACATATATACTTTTAAACATACTTGCCTTGGACATAAAGGGGATGGGCTCTCCTCCAAAAGCTTTAATTATTTCATTAACAATACCATTAGAAGGTGAAAGGAATGCAAAAATCATACCTACCAGTACCACTGTTGAAATAAAGTGGGGGGCATAAGTTACATTTTGCACAAGTTTTTTAAATCTCTCATTCTTCAATTCATTTAGTAATAATGCAAGTATTATAGGTATTGGAAAACCTGCAGCCATAGAATATAAAGCTATGCTCACAGTATTTTTTATCAGAACTTTAAAATAATAGGATTTAAAAAAATAATTAAAGTGTTTCATACCTACCCAGGAACTACCCCAGATTCCTTTAGTTGGAATGTAATTTTTAAAGGCTATCTGGATGCCATACATAGGGCCATAATGAAATATAAGGAAGTATAGTAAAGCAGGTAGTATGAATATATATAATTCATAATTTTTACTTATTTTTTTCCATGCATTATTACTCTTATTTTTAGTTTTTCTCATTATATTTACATCAGGACTTTCAATTGTATTTGCGTTTTGTGCCATATTTTAAGTTTCAACTCCCTTTTATAAGCCGGAATCCTAAGGTTTAACCTTTGTCTTTTATCTTTTAATAATTTAGTAATGTCCTTCAATAATTTTACCGATTTATATGTAAAAAATATCATTGAATAATAGAATTGTAAATTAGTTTTTTGTTGATGAGATTTGTTTTTATTGCATCTATACCGTGACTTATCAATTGATTTATCGATTTATTACACAGATGTCTTATGAAAATACTTTAAATCTTCAAAAAATAAAGACTTTTAACGGCAATCTATTGGTTTTTTTTACTATTGTTTGTTTTTCTTGCAGAATACAGTTCCCTATACTGCCCCGGAGTTATCCCTTCAGTTTTTTTGAACTTCTTCATAAAATATGTTAGGTCAGTATAACCTATTTCCCTGACAA
Protein-coding sequences here:
- a CDS encoding carbohydrate ABC transporter permease, with protein sequence MSAIKESKADKLFNIINVIIMTLVLIIEIYPLIFVVSASISNPDLVNQGKVWLWPKGINFEGYLRVFRDKEIWTGYRNTIFYTFLGTIINLFVTLPAAYALSRKDFYGRNLFMGLFTFTMFFSGGLIPTYLIIKGLGMRDTIWALLIPGAASMYNIIITRTYFQSNIPNEMKEAAEMDGCSNTRLFLTIVLPLSTPIIAVITLFYAVTHWNSYFTALIYISKREMFPLQLILREILILNEMSTEMMKTGEEIDAIAKQARIADMIKYAVIIVSTAPVLIAYPFIQKYFVQGIMVGAIKG
- a CDS encoding sugar ABC transporter permease, encoding MAQNANTIESPDVNIMRKTKNKSNNAWKKISKNYELYIFILPALLYFLIFHYGPMYGIQIAFKNYIPTKGIWGSSWVGMKHFNYFFKSYYFKVLIKNTVSIALYSMAAGFPIPIILALLLNELKNERFKKLVQNVTYAPHFISTVVLVGMIFAFLSPSNGIVNEIIKAFGGEPIPFMSKASMFKSIYVWTGVWQNAGWSSIIYLAALSSIDPQLHEAAIVDGATKLQRIRHINIPGIMPTMVIILILNSGTIMNVGFEKVFLMQNSLNMESSDVISTYVYRTGLLNAQYSFSSAVGFFNSVINFTLLVIVNNIAKRLNETSLW